A DNA window from Vigna unguiculata cultivar IT97K-499-35 chromosome 10, ASM411807v1, whole genome shotgun sequence contains the following coding sequences:
- the LOC114167173 gene encoding transcription repressor OFP1-like, whose protein sequence is MGNHRFRLSDMIPNAWFYKLRDMGKGRKQNTTLSGKKKQTSITSTASTTHSSKPNQPLHQYSNNNNNNPRKSYYITRDLKNSPSNTPKFSPPRKSTKQRTKRRAPRTSKLVSSGCSCRSTLESMWTKSDSPLEHSSSSPFDSSPESDSPEFRTDRVLPCSSSFDEMVSLSTTSCASCRLNTNKNNHPTNDIIIDVDKNSIPRKDNKLDGYYSYHNDDDNKNSHNNNDYDDTFSELELPPIITKQPKLLKKRELKQGSLKVRIVKEESAMKEQRNSGSVRRLSVNSPGMRLRVHSPKIAAWKGRKSVSSTASSGSRRSLSESFAVVKSSFDPQKDFRESMVEMIVENNIRASKDLEDLLACYLSLNSDQYHDLIIKVFKQIWFDLTQPR, encoded by the coding sequence ATGGGGAATCACAGGTTTAGATTATCAGATATGATTCCAAATGCTTGGTTTTACAAGCTGAGAGATATGGGGAAGGGAAGAAAGCAAAACACCACTCTCTCTGGGAAAAAGAAGCAAACTTCAATCACTTCAACCGCTTCAACCACACATTCATCAAAACCAAACCAACCCCTTCACCAatacagcaacaacaacaacaacaaccccAGAAAGTCCTACTACATCACAAGAGACCTCAAAAACTCACCCTCAAACACCCCGAAATTTTCCCCTCCCAGAAAATCAACCAAACAAAGAACCAAAAGAAGAGCTCCAAGAACCTCAAAACTTGTCTCCTCGGGTTGCAGCTGTCGCAGCACCCTTGAATCCATGTGGACCAAATCAGATTCACCGCTGGAACACTCTTCCTCATCCCCATTTGACTCCTCACCCGAGTCAGACTCCCCAGAATTCAGAACAGACCGTGTTCTCCCGTGTTCTTCATCGTTCGATGAAATGGTTTCCTTGTCAACCACCTCTTGCGCCTCTTGCAGGCTTAACACCAACAAAAACAACCACCCCACCAACGACATCATCATCGACGTCGATAAAAACTCCATACCAAGAAAGGATAACAAGCTTGATGGCTACTACAGTTACCACAACGACGACGACAACAAAAACAGCCATAACAACAACGACTATGATGACACCTTCTCAGAACTTGAGCTTCCTCCGATCATAACCAAGCAACCCAAGTTGTTAAAGAAGAGAGAACTGAAACAAGGGTCGTTGAAGGTGAGAATTGTGAAGGAAGAGTCTGCAATGAAGGAACAGAGGAACAGTGGTTCTGTGAGGCGGTTGTCTGTGAATTCTCCGGGGATGAGGTTGAGGGTCCACTCGCCCAAAATCGCCGCCTGGAAGGGGCGGAAAAGTGTGTCGTCGACGGCGAGTTCCGGCTCCCGGAGAAGCCTCTCGGAGAGTTTTGCGGTGGTGAAGTCTTCTTTTGACCCACAGAAGGATTTCAGGGAGTCGATGGTCGAGATGATTGTGGAGAACAACATAAGGGCATCGAAGGACTTGGAGGATCTACTTGCTTGCTACCTTTCTCTCAATTCAGATCAGTATCACGACCTCATCATCAAAGTCTTCAAGCAAATTTGGTTTGATTTGACTCAACCAAGGTAA
- the LOC114167172 gene encoding U-box domain-containing protein 16: protein MALSPETFTTRKRRPGASFNTSKLSDLNLLFSLLQLTDQICSLDLNSAANFLFNRASCSAIRKTQLLSVVFEDLIRSSTANPDSVVVPHSLFLCLEEMYIVLHKIKTLIEDFSSGSRFNLLMQIEIVADTFHRLTGELSTLLDVFPIQELTLNDDVRDLVLLVRKQCSESRPVIGTEQINLRREVVSVLDRIKNEIVPDQAHLSSIFEKLEIRDASSCRAEIENLEEEIQNRSEEQSKADLVALIGLVRFAKCVLFGASTPSTRSVSLRRSRSSEFAVPADYRCPISLELMQDPVVVATGQTYDRVSIKLWMDSGHNTCPKTGQTLSHTDLIPNRVLRNMIATWCREQKIPFEVETVTGKLNGGVTNKAALEATRMTVSFLVNKLRENDNAPLSVEDTNGAVYELRVLAKTDSDSRACIAEAGAIPLLVRFLDVGMENPSLQVNAVTTILNLSILEANKTRIMETDGALNGVAEVLLSGATWEAKANAAATVFSLSGVPAHRKRLGRKTRVVSGLVSLARSGPEGARRDALAAILNLAADRETVARLVEGGAVSMAAEVMAAMPEEGVTILEAVVKRGGLVAVAAAYAGIKRLGAVLREGSERARESAAATLVTMCRKGGSEIVAELAAVPGVERVIWELMAVGSVRGRRKAATLLRILRRWAAGLDGGENEGMSTTTMVAPSTTTLVP from the coding sequence ATGGCTCTTTCTCCTGAAACGTTCACAACCAGAAAACGACGGCCCGGGGCGTCGTTTAACACTTCCAAGCTCAGCGACCTTAACCTTCTCTTCTCTCTGCTTCAGCTCACGGATCAGATATGTTCTTTAGACCTTAACAGCGCCGCCAACTTTCTCTTCAACCGCGCTTCATGTTCCGCCATCCGCAAAACGCAGCTCCTCAGTGTCGTTTTCGAAGACCTGATTCGGTCTTCCACCGCCAATCCTGATTCCGTTGTGGTTCCCCACTCTCTCTTCCTCTGCCTCGAAGAAATGTACATCGTTCTGCACAAAATCAAAACTTTGATTGAAGATTTCTCCAGCGGAAGCAGGTTCAATTTGCTCATGCAAATCGAAATCGTCGCCGACACCTTCCACAGGCTCACCGGAGAACTCTCCACGCTGCTCGACGTCTTCCCTATCCAGGAACTTACCCTAAACGACGACGTCCGGGACCTCGTTCTCCTCGTCAGGAAACAGTGCTCCGAATCCAGGCCGGTCATCGGAACGGAACAGATCAACCTTCGACGCGAGGTTGTTTCCGTCCTCGACCGGATCAAGAACGAGATCGTTCCTGATCAGGCGCATCTTTCGTCGATTTTCGAGAAACTGGAGATTCGTGACGCTTCGAGCTGCAGAGCGGAGATTGAGAACTTGGAGGAGGAGATTCAAAACCGGAGCGAGGAGCAATCGAAGGCGGATCTCGTAGCGTTGATCGGCCTTGTTCGTTTCGCGAAGTGCGTTCTCTTCGGCGCGTCAACGCCGTCGACGAGGAGCGTCAGTCTGCGACGGAGTCGGTCGTCGGAGTTTGCAGTTCCGGCGGATTACCGGTGTCCGATTAGCCTAGAGCTCATGCAAGATCCTGTCGTGGTGGCGACGGGACAGACGTACGATCGTGTATCGATCAAACTATGGATGGATTCAGGACACAACACGTGTCCtaaaactggtcaaactctatCACACACCGACCTAATCCCCAATCGCGTGCTGAGGAACATGATAGCCACGTGGTGTCGAGAGCAGAAAATCCCCTTCGAAGTGGAAACAGTTACAGGGAAACTCAACGGCGGAGTAACGAACAAGGCCGCGTTGGAAGCCACGCGTATGACGGTGTCGTTTTTGGTGAACAAGCTCAGGGAAAACGACAACGCTCCTTTGTCCGTTGAAGATACGAACGGCGCAGTTTACGAGCTTCGGGTTTTGGCGAAAACAGATTCAGATAGCCGAGCCTGTATTGCCGAAGCGGGGGCGATTCCGCTTTTGGTTCGGTTTCTCGACGTGGGAATGGAGAACCCGAGCCTACAGGTTAACGCCGTGACGACGATACTCAATTTGTCTATTCTGGAGGCGAACAAGACAAGGATAATGGAGACTGACGGCGCGCTAAACGGCGTTGCCGAGGTTTTGCTCTCGGGTGCCACGTGGGAGGCGAAGGCCAACGCGGCGGCGACGGTGTTTAGTTTATCGGGTGTGCCAGCACACAGGAAGAGGCTGGGTAGGAAGACACGTGTCGTTAGCGGGTTGGTGAGTTTGGCGCGGAGTGGGCCCGAGGGGGCGAGGCGCGACGCGCTGGCGGCGATACTCAACCTCGCGGCAGACAGGGAGACGGTGGCGCGCCTGGTGGAGGGGGGCGCGGTGTCAATGGCTGCGGAGGTCATGGCGGCGATGCCGGAGGAGGGAGTGACGATTCTCGAGGCGGTGGTCAAGAGGGGTGGGTTGGTGGCAGTGGCGGCGGCGTACGCCGGGATTAAGCGGCTGGGGGCGGTTCTCAGGGAGGGGTCGGAGAGGGCGAGGGAGAGCGCGGCGGCGACGCTGGTCACCATGTGTCGAAAGGGAGGTTCGGAGATTGTGGCTGAGCTGGCGGCGGTTCCCGGTGTGGAGAGGGTAATTTGGGAGCTCATGGCCGTGGGGAGTGTGAGGGGGCGACGGAAGGCGGCTACGCTGTTAAGGATTTTGCGGCGGTGGGCGGCCGGGCTGGATGGCGGAGAGAATGAAGGGATGTCAACAACCACCATGGTCGCTCCCTCAACCACCACCTTAGTACCGTAA